From Vanrija pseudolonga chromosome 1, complete sequence, a single genomic window includes:
- the sod22_0 gene encoding putative Na(+)/H(+) antiporter, which yields MGFHPFEVNAVHLVYTILGAFTVIFSLVSLLVREKLYLGEAPIATVVGIILGPYALNLFDPYKWGGNKQHVTDEITLEVTRVVIAIGVFAVGVELPKAYMKRHWRSLFFLLGPCMVYGWLVSAGFIMAMIPGLTYLSSLVIAACVTPTDPILAQAVVGGKFADKHVPTHIRHLLSAESGSNDGAAFPFLYIALYLTLDRSAGHAVGEWFYVTWLYEVALGIVLGALLGWSARKAMQFGERKKWIDRQSFVAQYVSLAILSIGMCTLLGSDDLLAAFACGTAFAWDGYFNKATEDAVFSNVIDLLFNCAAFIYIGALIPFKDFGNKDFHLSVWRLIVLAILILLFRRMPIILALYKWIPDIKTFREAIFVGWFGPMGVGAIFISTLARVNIPEPEHDGDTSQVDLLQETIGPIVAMLVLASVLTHGLSIPFLLSGRRVRSITYTWSRNPSMDTRGGNEPAWTTHTTRMEPGQQVVINRDDEEGDVGLAHNLRNRNIRVATEDGFKSEGSGESTSSRTREGSDGKKRSNDESEEIELERRGTPPLAAYRQGDDLIVERKKTNEDVDVSVVKDVYECEGASADDVKRAVLAAAARRGSPAPSRHSTNASSPRPASRGSRHSTNEDSGDEHSTNAGSDNEDDGDGYVRRPKPYAGARAPTPPSPEETPSKVHSYIPASRLAGKQKQEKEAGWRRFLRVPTTSSQASGVSAAEEGRSRTVDRDDGFLTPRERDNGRSITINEPIVEHGDHEHNHDRGLKLTRTLSRAISFAPEAADSSETAPGVNYGASNPRFKRTPGLGMYRTTSVQSTEESGFKEPTRR from the exons ATGGGCTTCCACCCCTTCGAAGTCAATGCCGTGCATCTGGTGTACACAATCCTAGGCGCGTTCACCGTCATCTTCAGTCTCGTCTCGCTCTTGGTACGAGAGAAGCTCTACCTCGGTGAAGCCCCGATCGCGACGGTCGTCGGCATTATCTTAGGGCCCTACGCCCTAAACCTCTTTGACCCATACAAGTGGGGAGGCAACAAGCAGCATGTGACGGACGAGATCACCCTCGAGGTCACGCGCGTGGTTATCGCCATCGGCGTGTTCGCTGTCGGAGTCGAATTGCCAAAG GCGTACATGAAGAGGCATTGGCGCTCCCTCTTCTTCCTTCTCGGCCCGTGCATGGTGTACGGCTGGCTCGTGTCGGCAGGCTTCATCATGGCCATGATTCCCGGGCTCACGTACTTGTCGTCGCTGGTCATCGCGGCATGCGTCACACCCACCGACCCAATTCTCGCACAGGCAGTCGTGGGTGGAAAGTTTGCAGACAAGCACGTCCCCACCCACATTCGCCACCTCTTGTCCGCCGAGTCGGGCAGTaacgacggcgccgcgttCCCCTTCCTGTACATTGCCCTGTACCTCACCCTCGACAGGTCGgccgggcacgccgtcggcgagtgGTTCTACGTCACATG GCTCTACGAAGTCGCGCTTGGCATTGTCCTTGGTGCCCTCCTCGGCTGGAGCGCCCGCAAGGCCATGCAGTTTGGCGAAAGGAAGAAGTGGATCGACCGTCAGTCGTTTGTCGCCCAGTATGTCAGTCTAGCGATTCTGTCGATCG GCATGTGCACGCTCCTTGGAAGTGATGATCTCCTTGCTGCATTCGCCTGTGGCACGGCTTTCGCCTGGGA TGGTTACTTCAACAAAGCTACCGAAGACGCCGTGTTCTCCAACGTCATCGACCTTCTGTTCAACTGTGCCGCCTTCATCTACATTGGCGCCCTTATCCCCTTCAAGGACTTTGGGAACAAGGATTTCCAC CTCTCCGTTTGGCGCCTCATTGTCCTGGCCATCCTCATTCTCCTCTTCCGCCGCATGCCCATCATTCTGGCCCTGTACAAATGGATCCCAGACATCAAGACATTCCGAGAGGCCATTTTCGTGGGCTGGTTCGGCCCCATGGGAGTCGGTGCCATCTTCATTTCTACCCTCGCCCGTGTCAACATTCCCGAGCCCGAGCATGACGGTGACACCAGTCAGGTCGACCTACTGCAGGAAACGATTGGACCGATTGTGGCCATGCTGGTTCTGGCATCGGTGCTGACTCACGGTCTGTCGATTCCCTTCCTCCTGTCTGGTCGACGCGTACGCAGCATCACCTACACGTGGTCTCGTAACCCATCGATGGACACGAGAGGGGGCAACGAGCCGGCGTGGACGACGCACACCACCCGCATGGAACCCGGTCAGCAGGTAGTCATcaaccgcgacgacgaggagggtgacGTCGGGCTTGCCCACAACCTGCGGAACCGCAACATCCGTGTCGCCACCGAGGACGGCTTCAAGAGCGAGGGCAGTGGCGAAAGCACCAGCTCGAGGACTCGCGAGGGCAGTgacggcaagaagcgcagcaacgacgagagcgaggagaTCGAGTTGGAGCGCCGTGGAACGCCTCCCCTTGCCGCGTATCGCCAGGGGGACGACCTCATCGTTGAGCGCAAGAAAACGAACGAAGAT GTCGATGTCAGTGTTGTCAAGGACGTCTACGAGTGCGAGGGGGCCTCTGCCGATGATGTCAAGCGTGCGGTCcttgctgccgctgctcgtcgtggcTCGCCTGCTCCCAGTCGTCATTCGAccaacgcgtcgtcgccgcgaccTGCCAGCCGCGGCTCGCGTCACTCGACAAACGAGGACTCTGGAGACGAGCACTCTACCAACGCTGGGTCCGAcaacgaggacgatggcgacggtTATGTGAGACGGCCCAAGCCGTACGcgggggcgcgagcgccaacTCCGCCTTCTCCCGAGGAGACACCGTCAAAGGTTCACTCGTACATTCCTGCGAGCCGTTTGGCTGGCAAGCAGAagcaggagaaggaggcaGGTTGGCGCCGTTTCCTGCGTGTGCCGACAACATCGAGCCAAGCGTCGGGTGTGtcggctgccgaggaggggcGATCGCGCACAGTTGACCGTGACGACGGCTTCCTGACACCGCGTGAGCGGGACAATGGACGGTCGATCACGATCAACGAGCCGATTGTGGAGCACGGCGACCACGAACACAACCACGACAGAGGGCTGAAGCTCACTCGCACCCTGTCGCGCGCGATCAGCTTTgcgcccgaggccgccgacagcTCTGAGACGGCGCCGGGTGTCAACTATGGCGCGTCGAACCCGCGATTCAAGCGAACGCCAGGGCTGGGCATGTACCGGACGACGTCTGTACAGTCGACCGAGGAGAGTGGCTTCAAGGAGCCGACTAGGCGCTGA